From one Streptococcus pneumoniae genomic stretch:
- a CDS encoding YtxH domain-containing protein, translating into MGKLSSILLGTISGAAAAAFLTSKKGKEVTAKVVDFVNDVKENPEDFKVQAVDTWTEFSNQAASTISETKEKVENGEITGETILESVKETTKQVIDFSQDKFEEIKGKLNDQDIVSTVKEETVDVVDDAADEEIVIEIDLDEE; encoded by the coding sequence ATGGGAAAATTATCCTCTATCCTTTTAGGGACGATTTCAGGAGCAGCAGCGGCAGCTTTTTTGACCAGTAAAAAAGGAAAAGAAGTAACCGCTAAAGTCGTAGATTTTGTCAATGATGTTAAGGAAAATCCAGAAGATTTTAAGGTACAAGCCGTCGATACATGGACAGAATTTTCAAACCAAGCAGCAAGTACAATCTCTGAAACTAAAGAAAAGGTTGAAAATGGGGAGATTACAGGAGAAACAATCTTGGAATCTGTCAAAGAAACAACCAAACAGGTTATTGATTTCTCACAAGATAAGTTTGAAGAAATCAAAGGTAAACTCAATGATCAAGACATTGTATCCACTGTTAAGGAAGAAACCGTTGATGTAGTTGATGATGCAGCGGATGAAGAGATTGTCATCGAAATTGATTTAGACGAAGAATAA
- a CDS encoding peptidase U32 family protein, whose translation MEKIIITATAESLAQAKALVELGVDRIYVGEKDFGLRLPHTFSYEELREIAEVVHGAGKELTVAVNALMHQDMMNRIKPFLDFLEEIQTDYITVGDAGVFYVLKRDGYSFKTIYDASTMVASSRQINFWGEKAGASEAVLAREIPSAELFQMEEILEIPAEILVYGASVIHHSKRPLLQNYYNFTKIDDEKSRERDLFLAEPGDPESHYSIFEDNHGTHIFANNDLDMMTKLDELVEHGFTHWKLEGLYTPGENFVAIAALFVEARNLLEKGEFTANQSFLFDEKIHQLHPKNRFLDTGFYEFAPDKVQ comes from the coding sequence ATGGAAAAAATTATCATTACAGCAACGGCTGAGAGCCTTGCACAAGCAAAAGCATTGGTAGAATTAGGTGTGGACCGCATTTATGTGGGGGAAAAGGATTTTGGCCTTCGGTTGCCACATACCTTCTCTTATGAGGAGTTAAGAGAGATTGCAGAGGTCGTTCACGGAGCGGGTAAGGAGTTGACAGTGGCTGTCAATGCCCTCATGCACCAAGATATGATGAACCGTATCAAGCCCTTTCTTGATTTCTTAGAAGAAATTCAAACAGACTACATTACAGTGGGCGATGCGGGTGTTTTTTATGTGTTGAAGCGAGATGGTTATTCGTTTAAAACGATTTATGATGCGTCAACGATGGTGGCTAGCAGCCGTCAGATTAACTTTTGGGGAGAAAAGGCAGGAGCTAGTGAAGCTGTTTTAGCGCGTGAAATCCCTTCGGCTGAGCTTTTTCAAATGGAAGAGATTTTAGAAATTCCTGCTGAAATCCTTGTTTATGGAGCTAGTGTCATTCATCATTCTAAGCGGCCTCTATTGCAAAATTACTACAATTTTACAAAGATTGACGATGAAAAGAGCCGTGAGAGAGATTTGTTTTTAGCAGAGCCGGGAGATCCAGAGAGTCACTATTCGATTTTTGAGGACAATCATGGCACGCACATTTTTGCTAACAATGATCTTGATATGATGACAAAGCTCGATGAATTGGTCGAACATGGCTTCACCCATTGGAAATTAGAAGGTCTCTACACACCAGGGGAGAATTTCGTAGCCATTGCCGCTCTTTTTGTCGAAGCTAGAAACTTGTTAGAAAAAGGTGAATTTACAGCTAACCAATCCTTTTTGTTTGATGAAAAAATCCATCAATTACATCCTAAAAATCGTTTCCTTGATACAGGCTTTTACGAATTTGCCCCAGACAAGGTTCAATAA
- a CDS encoding U32 family peptidase — MTKTLKRPEVLAPAGTLEKLKVAIRYGADAVYIGGQAYGLRSRAGNFTFEEMEEGIQFAREHGAKVYVAANMVTHEGNEVGAGEWFRKLRDIGIAAVIVSDPALIAIACTEAPELEVHLSTQASATNYETLEFWKELGLTRVVLAREVSMEELAEIRRNTDVEIEAFVHGAMCISYSGRCTLSNHMSLRDANRGGCSQSCRWKYDLYDMPFGQERKSLKGEIPEEFSMSAVDMSMIDHIPDMIENGVDSLKIEGRMKSIHYVSTVSNCYKAAVDAYLESPEKFESIKQDLVDEMWKVAQRELATGFYYGIPSENEQLFGARRKIPEYKFVAEVVSYDADKQVATIRQRNVINEGDQVEFYGPGFRHFDAVITDLHDAKGNKIDRAPNPMELLTIAMPTAVCPGDMVRSRKEGLINLYKEDGTSQTIRA, encoded by the coding sequence ATGACAAAAACATTGAAACGTCCAGAGGTCTTAGCACCTGCTGGTACTTTAGAGAAGTTAAAAGTCGCCATTCGTTATGGAGCGGATGCAGTTTATATTGGTGGACAAGCCTATGGATTGCGGAGCCGCGCGGGAAATTTCACCTTTGAAGAGATGGAAGAGGGAATCCAGTTCGCACGCGAACATGGAGCTAAGGTCTATGTCGCAGCCAACATGGTCACCCATGAGGGCAATGAAGTTGGAGCTGGTGAGTGGTTCCGAAAATTGAGAGATATTGGGATTGCAGCAGTGATTGTATCAGACCCTGCCTTGATTGCGATTGCTTGTACTGAAGCCCCAGAGCTTGAAGTCCATTTATCAACACAGGCTAGTGCAACCAACTATGAAACCTTGGAATTTTGGAAAGAGTTGGGCTTGACCCGTGTTGTCTTGGCGCGTGAAGTTTCCATGGAAGAATTAGCTGAAATTCGTCGCAATACTGATGTGGAAATTGAAGCCTTTGTTCACGGAGCGATGTGCATTTCCTATTCAGGACGCTGTACCTTATCCAACCACATGAGCTTGCGTGATGCCAACCGTGGCGGTTGCTCTCAGTCTTGCCGCTGGAAATACGATTTATACGATATGCCCTTTGGACAAGAACGTAAGAGCCTAAAAGGTGAAATTCCAGAAGAATTTTCCATGAGTGCGGTTGATATGAGTATGATTGACCATATTCCAGATATGATTGAAAATGGAGTTGATAGCTTAAAAATTGAAGGACGGATGAAGTCCATTCACTATGTTTCTACCGTCTCAAATTGTTACAAGGCAGCTGTGGATGCTTACTTAGAGAGTCCAGAAAAATTTGAGTCTATCAAGCAAGACTTGGTGGATGAGATGTGGAAAGTTGCCCAGCGTGAATTGGCAACAGGATTTTACTATGGAATTCCATCTGAAAATGAGCAGTTGTTTGGCGCTCGCCGGAAAATTCCAGAATACAAGTTTGTCGCAGAAGTGGTATCTTACGATGCGGACAAGCAAGTAGCAACCATTCGCCAAAGAAATGTCATCAACGAAGGAGATCAAGTTGAGTTTTATGGTCCAGGTTTCCGCCATTTTGATGCTGTTATTACGGATTTGCATGACGCTAAGGGCAATAAGATTGACCGTGCGCCCAATCCAATGGAGCTTTTAACCATCGCTATGCCGACTGCAGTTTGCCCTGGAGATATGGTGCGAAGTCGAAAAGAGGGGCTTATCAATCTCTACAAGGAAGATGGCACTAGCCAAACCATTCGTGCTTAA
- a CDS encoding C39 family peptidase, producing MKIKTLGMIILTSFVLSACSQKNQEKSLSSSSEIIKKSSEKETMNVTVSSLVETSEKEASQPSSSMKETSQEATSQLTSLKRCLEVPMQVQRKWYTCAPTTVSMILESQGIQVSQEQLAEEMETDDSFGTHNKNAVQILNKHLFGYEIPKEGQAGYRLAKVSSSDSSSDDMRLFKERLKKNIDDGYPMYYTMEIAKVYPGHKGEHNVIGTGYELTADGKDIAAIYYVDPLESVQDPIYGGLQKITPEELLEAMVVCEEPNYAW from the coding sequence ATGAAGATAAAAACACTAGGAATGATTATTTTGACAAGCTTTGTCTTGAGTGCTTGTAGTCAAAAAAATCAAGAAAAATCCTTATCTTCGTCCTCTGAAATCATCAAAAAAAGTAGTGAGAAGGAGACGATGAATGTTACTGTTTCATCGCTTGTAGAAACAAGCGAGAAAGAAGCAAGTCAGCCCAGCTCTTCTATGAAAGAGACATCACAAGAAGCGACAAGTCAGCTGACTTCTCTCAAACGGTGCTTGGAAGTGCCCATGCAGGTGCAACGAAAATGGTACACCTGTGCTCCAACGACTGTGAGTATGATATTAGAGAGTCAAGGGATTCAAGTATCGCAAGAGCAGCTGGCAGAAGAGATGGAGACCGATGATTCCTTTGGAACGCATAATAAAAATGCTGTTCAGATATTGAACAAGCATTTATTTGGCTATGAAATTCCCAAAGAAGGTCAGGCAGGCTATCGTCTTGCTAAGGTGAGTTCAAGCGATAGCAGCTCAGACGACATGCGTCTTTTTAAAGAACGTCTCAAGAAAAATATTGATGATGGTTATCCTATGTACTATACCATGGAAATTGCTAAAGTTTACCCTGGCCATAAGGGGGAACACAATGTCATTGGAACAGGCTATGAACTAACAGCTGATGGCAAGGACATTGCTGCGATTTACTATGTTGATCCTTTGGAAAGTGTGCAGGATCCGATCTATGGAGGACTGCAAAAAATTACTCCAGAGGAATTACTAGAAGCTATGGTGGTTTGTGAAGAACCCAATTATGCTTGGTAA
- a CDS encoding YdbC family protein codes for MADFKFEIEEHLLVLSENEKGWTKELNRVSFNGAAAKYDIRTWSPDHTKMGKGITLSNEEFQVMLDAFRN; via the coding sequence ATGGCAGATTTTAAATTCGAAATTGAGGAACATCTCCTCGTTTTATCAGAAAATGAAAAAGGCTGGACCAAGGAGTTAAATCGCGTAAGCTTTAATGGTGCTGCTGCTAAGTACGATATTCGTACGTGGAGTCCTGACCATACCAAGATGGGCAAAGGCATTACCCTGTCAAATGAAGAATTCCAAGTCATGCTGGATGCCTTTAGAAACTAA
- a CDS encoding DUF3270 family protein, translating into MNARRFQSQEADYQYEYDEIKQEQTSLYEEYSPEAELSPDLKELLFFVNIAVFCVLTALFSFLFLSLKFNAFLAFACAMGASLGLLKTYQTIQEHYKKQEE; encoded by the coding sequence ATGAACGCTAGAAGATTTCAGTCCCAAGAAGCGGACTACCAGTACGAGTATGATGAGATAAAACAAGAACAAACCTCCCTCTATGAAGAGTATTCCCCAGAAGCAGAACTAAGTCCAGATTTAAAAGAATTACTATTTTTTGTAAACATCGCTGTTTTTTGTGTATTAACAGCTCTCTTTAGTTTTCTCTTTTTATCATTGAAGTTCAATGCTTTTCTGGCTTTTGCTTGTGCCATGGGAGCGAGTTTAGGCTTGTTAAAAACCTACCAAACGATCCAAGAACACTATAAAAAACAGGAGGAGTAG